In the genome of Amphiura filiformis chromosome 4, Afil_fr2py, whole genome shotgun sequence, one region contains:
- the LOC140149605 gene encoding uncharacterized protein, with protein MSTMPSKVAVCLVKNAKLSGAISIPPMEPTNHRGNKAPGSAADDLFDMSLEDSAIDLCPLTGKAGDASFTSQDDGDDDVVCRTSTPKKMVTSEPHTAGRGGGDGLKPNNDSNSKDLMTFEGPDGSGDNSQSTADGHAKSAEVDKPNDEKDIEKDDNGLAADEMPANEQQVALSEIDKSDDDIVNFADSNGDDLSKPSDVSEQNADKLENGALPHDNANGDQDIRCQNSVGISSAIRDENTTLAPTSATHPNGNVHHDATSEPEIIGSSDEATQMQSPTDTYNSVSKPVKIDGVNTVAPKVSDEVITDSIACVEDGEDVFLVSQPNKIDEANGIDPQFDTDTCTENGKDVSPPAEPIKLTEATKMDRQSSNSLSGDEPMCASNGQDISPPSELIRSDDDTFFTPELSNSVTSNDPTFVKNGHSVHLASDPIKIDVAITPKLANLLIAEDTTCAPNGQDNQSSSQMIISNDNGTPLESNCSPTSNNTVFQNRLGPEDRDYSVSMLSLTDSESFQMSDTEDDMSMSSCDGSRQIEKILPDWLEVGASVIVGNKRRGVVKFIGNTAFRPGVWVGVALEANVGKHNGCVQGVRYFTCRPKRGVFVRPERLAQAIRSNTSGR; from the exons atgtcaacaatgcctagcaAAGTTGCtgtttgccttgtaaaa AATGCCAAACTCTCAGGTGCAATAAGTATACCTCCCATGGAGCCAACCAATCACCGTGGCAACAAGGCCCCAGGTTCTGCAGCAGATGACCTATTTGACATGTCTTTGGAGGATTCCGCAATTGATCTTTGCCCTCTTACTGGTAAAGCTGGTGATGCTTCTTTCACCTCGCAGGACGATGGTGATGACGACGTAGTTTGTAGAACCTCAACCCCAAAGAAGATGGTGACTTCAGAACCCCACACGGCTGGCCGTGGTGGCGGTGATGGACTGAAGCCAAATAATGATAGTAATTCCAAAGATTTAATGACATTTGAAGGTCCTGATGGATCTGGTGATAACAGCCAAAGCACAGCAGATGGACATGCTAAATCTGCTGAAGTAGACAAACCTAATGATGAAAAAGACATTGAAAAAGATGACAATGGACTCGCAGCTGATGAAATGCCTGCGAATGAACAGCAGGTGGCGCTTTCTGAAATTGACAAGTCAGATGATGATATTGTAAACTTTGCAGACAGCAATGGTGATGATTTAAGTAAACCTTCTGACGTTTCTGAACAAAATGCGGACAAATTGGAGAATGGCGCACTCCCTCATGATAATGCAAATGGTGACCAAGACATAAGGTGCCAAAATTCTGTGGGCATTTCTAGTGCAATAAGAGATGAGAACACCACACTGGCACCTACCTCTGCAACACATCCAAATGGTAATGTACATCATGATGCAACATCAGAACCAGAAATTATTGGTAGCAGTGATGAAGCTACTCAGATGCAAAGTCCCACTGATACTTATAATTCTGTATCCAAGCCAGTGAAAATCGATGGGGTAAACACGGTGGCTCCGAAAGTCTCCGATGAAGTCATCACGGACAGTATTGCATGTGTAGAGGATGGAGAAGATGTCTTTCTTGTATcacagccaaacaaaattgatgAGGCTAATGGTATTGACCCTCAATTTGACACAGACACATGTACAGAGAATGGTAAAGATGTCTCTCCTCCAGCAGAGCCCATCAAATTAACGGAGGCTACCAAAATGGATCGCCAGAGCTCTAATTCTCTTTCTGGAGATGAACCTATGTGTGCAAGTAATGGACAGGACATATCTCCTCCATCAGAGCTCATTAGAAGTGACGATGATACTTTCTTCACCCCTGAACTCTCCAATTCTGTCACTTCCAATGACCCAACATTTGTTAAGAATGGACATAGTGTCCATCTTGCATCTGACCCCATCAAAATTGATGTGGCTATCACTCCCAAACTGGCCAATTTACTGATCGCTGAGGACACAACATGCGCACCAAATGGGCAGGACAATCAATCCTCCTCACAAATGATCATATCAAATGATAATGGAACCCCGCTGGAATCAAACTGTAGCCCGACATCAAACAATACCGTCTTTCAAAACCGACTCGGCCCAGAGGATCGGGACTATTCCGTGTCTATGCTGTCTTTGACAGACAGTGAAAGTTTTCAGATGAGTGACACAGAAGATGATATGAGCATGAGTTCTTGTGATGGCAGCAGACAAATTGAGAAGATACTACCAGACTGGCTGGAAGTGGGAGCATCTGTCATTGTTGGCAACAAGAGGCGTGGTGTTGTCAAGTTCATTGGTAATACAGCATTCAGGCCTGGTGTGTGGGTCGGTGTAGCACTGGAAGctaatgttg GCAAACATAATGGGTGTGTGCAAGGTGTACGATACTTCACTTGCAGACCCAAGAGAGGAGTGTTTGTGCGTCCAGAAAGACTTGCTCAAGCCATCAGATCCAACACCTCGGGGAGATAA
- the LOC140149606 gene encoding muscarinic acetylcholine receptor M5-like → MDTSTLSIIQDTLYDSQDLFNATQDPFNTTQDPVDAEQETSVTSLKINRSGIIIAIVSAAVNFVTISGNLLVIYAFFTTKELRSYTNFYIVALSFSALVAGAFTMPLYSIYWTLGYWPFSPLFCDVFAFINAAFIHISIVMIATIAYDRWDALEHPIRHLGRRTLGHAMLLITVTYTIPLILWLFCHMLWPILAGGRTIAPERCYPQYVTDSFTFLLIAPFLVFWIPMLIISILYARIVNIIRRTRANSRKRQVISLADLCRMTSAADISSSTKTTDDCSPSGQDQAASSINNAYEVDSSDNPVCIPRLQETPRSFHDRVDVNIVAPGCLEKKNRSPHTFDSITDDISVGTMSCDIQPSLRPCPQQQLHNPDLVGVNIGTSGHLHGKKDIQVHHVDRRENFRATRTLTLILIAMTISSLPWSVIGPVYSTCRQCVPLTLYQVRNGGCRGVSVSVCSVLGTTSNLVI, encoded by the coding sequence ATGGATACTTCTACTCTCTCCATTATTCAAGACACACTTTATGATAGTCAAGATTTATTCAATGCGACTCAAGACCCATTCAATACAACCCAAGACCCAGTTGACGCAGAGCAAGAGACATCTGTTACATCATTAAAAATCAATCGATCAGGAATCATCATCGCCATCGTCTCAGCTGCTGTGAACTTTGTCACTATCTCAGGCAATCTATTGGTGATCTACGCCTTTTTCACGACGAAGGAACTCCGCTCGTATACCAATTTTTACATCGTGGCTTTATCATTCTCAGCTTTGGTAGCCGGGGCCTTCACAATGCCGTTATATTCTATTTACTGGACATTGGGCTACTGGCCTTTCTCTCCGTTGTTTTGTGATGTCTTTGCATTTATAAACGCGGCATTCATTCATATCAGCATTGTAATGATTGCCACTATAGCCTATGACAGATGGGATGCGTTGGAGCATCCTATCAGGCATCTAGGAAGACGCACCCTTGGTCATGCAATGCTGCTAATAACAGTCACATATACCATACCATTGATACTATGGCTCTTTTGCCATATGCTGTGGCCAATTTTAGCGGGAGGTCGTACCATTGCTCCTGAGCGTTGCTATCCTCAATACGTCACTGACAGTTTTACCTTTCTCCTTATCGCACCGTTTCTGGTATTTTGGATTCCAATGTTAATAATCTCCATTCTATATGCTCGAATAGTAAACATAATCCGTCGCACCAGGGCGAATTCTAGAAAGAGACAGGTAATTAGTCTCGCAGATCTGTGCAGAATGACTTCAGCTGCAGACATAAGCTCAAGTACGAAAACTACTGATGATTGCTCCCCATCTGGACAAGATCAAGCTGCCAGCAGTATCAACAACGCATATGAAGTAGATTCTTCAGACAATCCAGTATGTATACCGAGACTACAGGAGACTCCTCGGTCATTCCATGATCGCGTAGATGTAAATATTGTTGCGCCAGGATGCTTGGAGAAGAAGAACAGGTCTCCCCACACATTTGACTCTATAACAGATGATATTTCCGTCGGCACGATGTCGTGTGATATCCAGCCATCTCTTCGTCCATGTCCCCAGCAGCAGTTGCATAATCCCGATCTCGTTGGTGTAAACATTGGAACTTCTGGACATTTACATGGTAAGAAAGATATTCAGGTACATCATGTGGACAGGAGGGAAAACTTTCGAGCTACGCGTACTCTTACTCTGATTCTGATTGCTATGACAATTTCATCTCTACCCTGGTCCGTTATTGGTCCAGTTTACAGCACATGCAGGCAGTGCGTGCCATTAACTCTTTATCAGGTAAGGAACGGTGGGTGTCGAGGTGTATCTGTGTCTGTATGCTCTGTGTTAGGCACCACTTCTAATTTGGTCATATAG